Proteins encoded by one window of Streptomyces sp. NBC_01571:
- a CDS encoding YidH family protein, giving the protein MIEFVRNVRLWFAPEEVRQEGRTPDYRFSLANERTFLAWLRTALALIGGGFAVDQFLPDLRWAWRVGLALALLAAGVLCSLRAVNHWVRCERAMRRGDDLPVSRFPALLSIAVAVVAVAMVVVVLVGWEG; this is encoded by the coding sequence GTGATCGAATTCGTACGGAACGTCCGGCTGTGGTTCGCGCCCGAGGAGGTCCGGCAGGAGGGCCGCACTCCCGACTACCGGTTCTCCCTGGCCAACGAGCGCACCTTCCTGGCCTGGCTGCGCACCGCCCTGGCGCTGATCGGGGGCGGCTTCGCCGTGGACCAGTTCCTGCCGGACCTGCGCTGGGCCTGGCGAGTCGGTCTCGCGCTGGCCCTGTTGGCGGCGGGCGTGCTGTGCTCGCTGCGGGCCGTCAACCACTGGGTGCGGTGCGAGCGGGCGATGCGGAGGGGAGACGACCTCCCCGTGTCGCGCTTCCCGGCGCTGCTGAGCATCGCCGTCGCGGTGGTCGCGGTCGCGATGGTCGTCGTCGTCCTCGTCGGCTGGGAAGGATGA
- a CDS encoding DUF202 domain-containing protein — translation MTVPVPERDPGLQPERTRLAWRRTTLSSTVAAVLAAKAALHGGPSATGVVVGVLCGALWLGLLALAHHRIRVLAASGTAGGPPTLTPRHATAATLCTVALAVCAAALVF, via the coding sequence ATGACCGTGCCCGTCCCCGAGCGGGACCCCGGGCTGCAGCCGGAGCGCACCCGGCTCGCGTGGCGACGTACGACCCTGTCGAGCACCGTCGCCGCGGTGCTGGCGGCGAAGGCGGCGCTGCACGGCGGTCCCTCGGCGACCGGCGTCGTGGTGGGTGTCCTGTGCGGCGCGCTGTGGCTGGGGCTCCTGGCGCTCGCGCACCACCGCATCCGGGTGCTGGCCGCGTCCGGCACCGCCGGCGGCCCGCCCACCCTCACACCGCGGCACGCCACGGCCGCGACCTTGTGCACGGTCGCGCTGGCCGTCTGCGCGGCGGCGCTGGTGTTCTGA
- a CDS encoding phosphotransferase family protein — protein sequence MSPDHPPGLDLDRLRGLLDGERPGLARGPLTGRLIEGGRSNLTYAVTDGTTRWVVRRPPLGHVLATAHDMKREHRVISALHPTAVPVPRPVLLCEDAEVLGAPFYVMEFVDGTPYRTAEQLAPLGPQRTRDAVLGLVDTLVALHAVDPAEVGLADFGRPEGFLDRQLRRWGKQLDASRNRELTGIDELQAALGRALPHSPAPTVVHGDYRLDNVLIGEDDRIKAILDWEMSTLGDPLTDLGLLVMYSAPLELPDSPISTTASAAGHPDPAEIVERYAARSGRDASDVAWYTAFAWFKLAVILEGIHYRYTLGQTVGAGFDRIGDLVPFFIEHGLTTLQEG from the coding sequence ATGAGTCCCGACCACCCGCCAGGTCTCGATCTCGACCGGCTGCGCGGCCTGCTCGACGGCGAGCGGCCCGGCCTGGCGCGCGGCCCGCTGACCGGCCGGCTGATCGAGGGCGGACGGTCGAACCTCACGTACGCGGTCACGGACGGCACCACACGATGGGTCGTACGGCGGCCTCCGCTCGGCCATGTGCTGGCCACCGCGCACGACATGAAGCGCGAACACCGGGTGATCAGCGCCCTGCATCCGACGGCCGTCCCGGTGCCGCGCCCGGTGCTGCTCTGCGAGGACGCGGAGGTGCTGGGCGCTCCCTTCTACGTCATGGAGTTCGTGGACGGCACGCCGTACCGCACCGCCGAGCAGCTCGCCCCGCTCGGCCCGCAGCGCACGCGGGACGCGGTGCTCGGGCTGGTCGACACGCTCGTCGCACTGCACGCCGTGGATCCCGCCGAGGTGGGCCTCGCCGACTTCGGCCGCCCCGAAGGCTTCCTGGACCGTCAGCTGCGGCGCTGGGGCAAGCAGTTGGACGCCTCCAGAAACCGTGAGCTGACCGGGATCGACGAGCTGCAGGCGGCCCTGGGGCGCGCGCTGCCGCACTCCCCCGCGCCCACCGTCGTGCACGGCGACTACCGGCTCGACAACGTACTGATCGGCGAGGACGACCGGATCAAGGCGATCCTGGACTGGGAGATGTCCACGCTCGGCGACCCGCTGACCGACCTGGGCCTGCTGGTGATGTACAGCGCGCCCCTCGAACTGCCCGACTCCCCCATCAGCACGACCGCTTCGGCCGCCGGACACCCGGACCCGGCCGAGATCGTCGAACGGTACGCCGCGCGCTCGGGGCGCGACGCGTCCGACGTCGCCTGGTACACGGCGTTCGCCTGGTTCAAGCTCGCCGTGATCCTGGAGGGCATCCACTACCGCTACACGCTCGGCCAGACGGTCGGCGCGGGCTTCGACCGCATCGGTGATCTGGTGCCGTTCTTCATCGAGCACGGCCTGACCACTCTTCAGGAAGGCTGA
- a CDS encoding acyl-CoA dehydrogenase family protein, producing the protein MDFAFDARTEELRDRLLAFMDEYVYPAEAVAEEQRARLASPWDTPAVVGELKAEARRQGLWNLFLPDAEHGAGLTNLQYAPLAEITGRSPHLAPTALNCAAPDTGNMEVLAQFGDERQKKQWLEPLLAGEIRSAFAMTEPEVASSDATNITTHIQRDGDEYVVTGRKWYISGAMNPDCRIFIVMGKTDPDGPDIRRQQSMVLVPRDTPGVEVRRAMQVYGYEDHSHGGHAEVVFDGARVPVTNLVGEEGGGFAIAQARLGPGRIHHCMRLIGMAERAIELMCRRAVSRTAFGKPLAQQGVVQNWIADARVAVEQLRLLVLKTAWMMDTVGNRGAHTEIQAIKIATPRTVVDILDKAVQLHGAGGVSQDFPLAELWASARTLKLADGPDEVHQRSLARREIKKYV; encoded by the coding sequence ATGGACTTCGCATTCGACGCGCGCACCGAGGAACTGCGCGACAGGCTGCTCGCCTTCATGGACGAGTACGTGTACCCGGCGGAGGCGGTGGCGGAGGAGCAGCGCGCCCGGCTGGCCTCGCCGTGGGACACGCCCGCCGTGGTCGGGGAGTTGAAGGCCGAGGCACGCAGGCAGGGGCTGTGGAACCTCTTCCTGCCCGACGCCGAGCACGGAGCCGGACTCACCAACCTCCAGTACGCGCCGCTCGCCGAGATCACCGGCCGCAGCCCGCACCTGGCGCCCACCGCGCTGAACTGCGCGGCGCCGGACACCGGCAACATGGAGGTGCTCGCGCAGTTCGGCGACGAGCGGCAGAAGAAGCAGTGGCTGGAGCCGCTGCTCGCCGGTGAGATCCGCTCGGCGTTCGCGATGACCGAGCCGGAGGTGGCCTCCTCCGACGCGACCAACATCACCACACACATCCAGCGGGACGGCGACGAGTACGTCGTCACCGGCCGCAAGTGGTACATCTCCGGGGCCATGAACCCGGACTGCAGGATCTTCATCGTGATGGGCAAGACGGACCCGGACGGCCCGGACATCCGCCGCCAGCAGTCCATGGTCCTGGTCCCGCGCGACACGCCGGGGGTCGAAGTCCGGCGCGCCATGCAGGTGTACGGCTACGAGGACCATTCCCACGGCGGGCACGCGGAGGTCGTCTTCGACGGGGCCCGCGTGCCCGTCACCAACCTGGTCGGCGAGGAGGGCGGCGGCTTCGCCATCGCCCAGGCGCGGCTCGGCCCCGGCCGTATCCACCACTGCATGCGGCTGATCGGCATGGCCGAGCGGGCGATCGAGCTGATGTGCCGGCGGGCGGTGTCCCGGACGGCGTTCGGCAAGCCGCTGGCACAGCAGGGCGTGGTCCAGAACTGGATCGCCGACGCGCGGGTGGCCGTCGAGCAGCTGCGGCTGCTGGTGCTGAAGACCGCGTGGATGATGGACACGGTCGGCAACCGGGGCGCCCACACCGAGATCCAGGCGATCAAGATCGCCACTCCGCGTACGGTCGTCGACATCCTCGACAAGGCGGTGCAACTGCACGGTGCCGGGGGTGTGAGCCAGGACTTCCCGCTGGCGGAGCTCTGGGCCAGTGCGCGCACCCTGAAGCTCGCGGACGGGCCGGACGAGGTGCACCAGCGGTCGCTGGCGCGGCGGGAGATCAAGAAGTACGTGTGA
- a CDS encoding TetR/AcrR family transcriptional regulator, translating to MPRTTDGDGTPVPQRLLAAATRLFAEQGYDRTSVQEIVEAAGVTKGALYHYFGSKDDLLHEVYARVLRIQQERLDAFAESDAPVEERVRGAAADVVVTTIDNLDDASIFFRSMHHLSPEKLKQVRSERRRYHERFRALIEEGQRKGVFSTATPADLVVDYHFGSVHHLSTWYRPDGPLTPQEVAEHLADLLLRALRP from the coding sequence GTGCCCAGAACGACGGACGGCGACGGTACGCCCGTCCCGCAGCGGCTCCTGGCCGCCGCCACCCGGCTCTTCGCCGAGCAGGGCTACGACCGGACCTCCGTGCAGGAGATCGTCGAGGCGGCAGGCGTCACCAAGGGGGCGCTCTACCACTACTTCGGCTCGAAGGACGACCTCCTGCACGAGGTGTACGCACGCGTGCTGCGCATCCAGCAGGAGCGGCTGGACGCGTTCGCGGAGTCCGACGCGCCGGTGGAGGAGCGGGTCCGGGGCGCGGCGGCGGACGTGGTCGTCACGACCATCGACAATCTCGACGACGCCTCGATCTTCTTCCGCTCGATGCACCATCTCAGCCCCGAGAAGCTCAAGCAGGTGCGGTCCGAGCGGCGCCGCTACCACGAGCGCTTCCGCGCGCTGATCGAGGAGGGCCAGAGGAAGGGCGTCTTCTCCACGGCCACCCCGGCGGACCTGGTCGTCGACTACCACTTCGGATCGGTCCACCATCTGTCGACGTGGTACCGCCCGGACGGCCCGCTCACTCCGCAGGAAGTCGCCGAGCACCTGGCCGACCTGCTGCTGCGTGCGCTGCGGCCGTAG
- a CDS encoding class I adenylate-forming enzyme family protein: protein MTTYADRPWVALLSDAQRAPVTPADSLVHALRAAVADVPDRTALAYFDGRLSYREVDELSDSVAGHLAARGLERGDRVAILLQNSPHFVLALLGAWKAGATVVPVNPMYKSGEVRHVLHDADVRALVCSDRAWESYLRETAADSAVSIVLTGCELDFQSRDDARVLTFERLPGAADADDLGTVAARGHKAPEDRDAGPSDIALISYTSGTSGTPKGATNTHGNIMYNAERQRTGLGLPEAPVYFAMAPLFHITGMVCQLAACLNSAGTLVLAYRFEAGVVLDAFAEHRPLYTVGPSTAFMALAAHPSVTPDHFSSFVNISSGGAPLPPALVEKFRAGFGPYIRNGYGLTECTAPCASVPPGREAPVDPVSGTLAVGLPGPDSVVRIVDEQGREVPFGEQGEILVTGPQVVPGYWQRPEATAETFPDGELRTGDIGFMDPEGWLYVVDRKKDMINASGFKVWPREVEDVLYTHPAVREAAVVGIPDGYRGETVKAYISLRPGAEEDPDALAAYCKERLAAYKYPRYVEILPDLPKTASGKILRRELRTRSQAPE from the coding sequence GTGACCACCTATGCCGACCGCCCCTGGGTGGCCCTCCTCAGCGACGCGCAGCGCGCCCCCGTGACCCCCGCCGACTCCCTGGTGCACGCCCTGCGCGCGGCCGTGGCGGACGTTCCGGACCGCACCGCGCTCGCCTACTTCGACGGCCGGCTCAGCTACCGCGAGGTGGACGAGCTGAGCGACTCGGTCGCCGGGCATCTCGCCGCGCGCGGACTGGAGCGGGGCGACCGGGTCGCGATCCTGCTGCAGAACTCCCCGCACTTCGTGCTCGCGCTGCTCGGCGCCTGGAAGGCCGGCGCGACCGTCGTGCCGGTCAACCCCATGTACAAGTCGGGCGAGGTCCGCCACGTCCTGCACGACGCGGACGTGCGCGCCCTGGTCTGCTCCGACCGCGCGTGGGAGTCGTACCTGCGCGAGACGGCGGCCGACTCGGCCGTGAGCATCGTCCTCACGGGCTGCGAACTGGACTTCCAGAGCCGTGACGACGCGCGCGTGCTGACCTTCGAGCGACTTCCGGGTGCCGCGGACGCCGACGACCTCGGGACGGTCGCCGCGCGGGGACACAAGGCCCCCGAAGACCGCGACGCGGGTCCCTCGGACATCGCGCTGATCAGCTACACGTCCGGCACCAGCGGCACCCCCAAGGGCGCCACCAACACGCACGGCAACATCATGTACAACGCCGAGCGGCAGCGGACCGGTCTCGGGCTGCCCGAGGCGCCGGTGTACTTCGCGATGGCGCCCCTGTTCCACATCACCGGCATGGTCTGCCAGCTCGCCGCCTGCCTCAACAGCGCGGGCACACTGGTCCTCGCCTACCGCTTCGAGGCGGGGGTCGTGCTCGACGCGTTCGCCGAGCACCGGCCGCTCTACACCGTCGGCCCCTCGACGGCCTTCATGGCCCTGGCCGCCCATCCGTCCGTCACACCGGACCACTTCTCGTCCTTCGTGAACATCTCCTCCGGCGGCGCACCACTGCCGCCGGCCCTGGTGGAGAAGTTCCGCGCCGGATTCGGGCCCTACATCCGCAACGGCTACGGGCTCACCGAATGCACCGCGCCGTGCGCCTCCGTACCGCCGGGCCGGGAGGCCCCCGTCGACCCGGTCTCGGGCACGCTGGCCGTCGGCCTGCCGGGCCCCGACAGCGTCGTACGCATCGTCGACGAGCAGGGCAGGGAGGTCCCGTTCGGGGAACAGGGCGAGATCCTCGTCACGGGACCGCAGGTCGTGCCGGGCTACTGGCAGCGCCCCGAGGCCACCGCCGAGACCTTCCCGGACGGTGAGCTGCGCACCGGCGACATCGGGTTCATGGACCCGGAGGGCTGGCTCTACGTCGTCGACCGCAAGAAGGACATGATCAACGCGTCCGGCTTCAAGGTGTGGCCCCGCGAGGTCGAGGACGTGCTCTACACCCATCCGGCGGTCCGCGAGGCGGCCGTCGTGGGCATCCCCGACGGCTACCGCGGCGAGACCGTCAAGGCGTACATCAGCCTGCGGCCGGGCGCCGAGGAGGACCCCGACGCGCTCGCCGCGTACTGCAAGGAGAGACTGGCCGCCTACAAGTATCCGCGGTACGTGGAGATCCTGCCCGACCTGCCGAAGACGGCGAGTGGGAAGATCCTCCGTCGGGAACTGCGTACGCGCTCGCAGGCCCCGGAGTAG
- a CDS encoding SDR family oxidoreductase — protein sequence MVEAVQDAGVVVTGAGGGIGAALARRFAAEGARVVVNDLDAANARAVAEEIGGIAVPGDASTIVTEARDALGGTIDVYCANAGVASGGTEAAGEKVWELAWDVNVMAHVRAAHELLPAWLERGSGRFVSTVSAAGLLTMIGAAPYSVTKHGAYAFAEWLSLTYRHRGLKVHAICPQGVRTDMLDATGSAGDLVLQPTAIEPEDVANALFAGIEEDRFLILPHPEVAGYYQVRATEPDRWLTNMNHIQQKWEAGR from the coding sequence ATGGTGGAAGCCGTGCAGGATGCGGGAGTGGTCGTCACCGGTGCGGGAGGCGGCATCGGAGCCGCGCTGGCCCGCCGCTTCGCCGCGGAGGGAGCCAGAGTCGTCGTCAACGACCTCGATGCCGCCAACGCCCGCGCCGTGGCCGAGGAGATCGGCGGCATCGCGGTCCCCGGCGACGCGTCCACGATCGTGACCGAGGCCCGGGACGCCCTCGGCGGCACGATCGACGTCTACTGCGCCAACGCGGGCGTCGCCTCGGGCGGCACCGAGGCGGCCGGCGAGAAGGTCTGGGAGCTCGCCTGGGACGTCAACGTGATGGCCCACGTCCGGGCCGCCCACGAACTGCTCCCGGCCTGGCTGGAGCGCGGCAGCGGCCGTTTCGTCTCCACCGTCTCCGCGGCCGGACTGCTCACCATGATCGGCGCCGCCCCCTACAGCGTCACCAAGCACGGCGCGTACGCCTTCGCCGAGTGGCTGTCGCTGACCTACCGTCACCGGGGCCTGAAGGTGCACGCGATCTGTCCGCAGGGGGTGCGCACCGACATGCTCGACGCCACCGGCAGCGCCGGCGACCTGGTGCTCCAGCCGACCGCCATCGAGCCGGAGGACGTCGCGAACGCCCTCTTCGCGGGGATCGAGGAGGACCGCTTCCTGATCCTGCCGCACCCCGAGGTGGCCGGTTACTACCAGGTGCGGGCCACGGAACCGGACCGCTGGCTGACGAACATGAACCACATCCAGCAGAAGTGGGAGGCGGGCCGGTGA
- a CDS encoding DUF1343 domain-containing protein, whose protein sequence is MRLSRRALLTATAAAGLATAPAVPIPAPAPVAATGDRLRTGFERLRSDGYSLLRGHKVGIVTNPTGVTTDVRHIVDVMHADARVKLVAVFGPEHGFRGTAQAGGSEGRYDDPATGLPVYDTYLKSGQPLADIFTASGVDTVVFDIQDVGARFYTYIWTLYDCMEAARLAGKRFVVLDRPNPVTGRAALGPVLHREFASFVGRQPIAQAHGMTVAELARLFNKEFLTKPVALETVLMSGWKRSDFYDASALPWVPPSPNMPTADTALVYSGTCLFEGTNLSEGRGTTRPFELLGAEGLDGRWAESVGGLGLPGVHFREAYFAPTFSKFEGKTIGGVQIHVADRAAFDPVRTGIALLVTAKKVWSGFAWRSDQWIDKLTGSTGVRTMIDAGATADEVVASWRDELAAFRRTRKEYLLYG, encoded by the coding sequence ATGCGCCTCTCCCGGCGAGCCCTTCTCACGGCCACCGCGGCGGCCGGCCTGGCGACTGCCCCCGCCGTCCCCATCCCCGCCCCGGCCCCCGTGGCCGCCACCGGTGACCGCCTCCGCACCGGCTTCGAGCGCCTACGAAGCGACGGCTACTCGCTCCTGCGCGGCCACAAGGTCGGGATCGTGACGAACCCCACCGGCGTCACCACGGACGTACGCCACATCGTCGACGTCATGCACGCCGACGCCCGCGTGAAACTCGTCGCCGTCTTCGGCCCGGAACACGGCTTCCGCGGCACCGCGCAGGCGGGGGGCTCGGAGGGCCGCTACGACGACCCGGCGACCGGGCTGCCCGTCTACGACACGTATCTCAAGAGCGGACAGCCGCTCGCCGACATCTTCACCGCCTCCGGCGTGGACACCGTGGTCTTCGACATCCAGGACGTGGGCGCGCGCTTCTACACGTACATCTGGACACTGTACGACTGCATGGAGGCGGCCCGGCTCGCGGGCAAACGGTTCGTGGTGCTGGACCGGCCGAACCCGGTGACCGGGCGGGCGGCGCTGGGGCCGGTGCTGCACCGGGAGTTCGCGAGCTTCGTCGGCCGGCAGCCGATCGCGCAGGCGCACGGGATGACGGTGGCGGAGCTGGCGCGGCTGTTCAACAAGGAGTTCCTGACCAAGCCGGTGGCGCTGGAGACCGTCCTGATGTCCGGTTGGAAGCGGTCGGACTTCTACGACGCCTCCGCGCTCCCCTGGGTGCCGCCCAGCCCCAACATGCCGACGGCCGACACGGCTCTGGTGTACTCCGGCACCTGTCTCTTCGAGGGCACGAACCTGTCGGAGGGACGGGGTACCACGCGGCCGTTCGAACTGCTCGGCGCGGAGGGTCTGGACGGCCGGTGGGCCGAGTCGGTCGGTGGCCTCGGGCTGCCCGGCGTGCACTTCCGGGAGGCCTACTTCGCCCCCACCTTCTCCAAGTTCGAGGGCAAGACCATCGGTGGCGTGCAGATCCATGTCGCCGACCGGGCCGCGTTCGACCCCGTCCGGACCGGCATCGCGCTCCTGGTGACCGCCAAGAAGGTCTGGAGCGGCTTCGCCTGGCGTTCCGACCAGTGGATCGACAAGCTGACCGGCTCCACCGGCGTGCGCACGATGATCGACGCGGGGGCGACGGCCGACGAGGTCGTGGCGTCCTGGCGGGACGAGCTGGCGGCCTTCCGGCGGACGCGGAAGGAGTACCTCCTCTACGGATGA